The nucleotide window TGTTCCTCAAGCTAcagagtttttttaaaaaagaaaactagTAGGCTATTAAACATCAGCATAAATTGCCAAAAAACAGCATCAAACCATCAATGAGACTGTAAAAAGCCGAAGCAACAGCATCTGCCAAATAGATGACTCATATCATGGTCAGAACCTAAATTTATCCCATTCCATAAATGCCCAGGTCTTGAGTAAAATTTTGAACTTAGGtaaataacaaaagaaaaaaaaccctACATATAAACCAGAGACAACCTCACCGGAAGCCAAGGAATTGGGAAGAAGCGAAGACCATAGAGGTTGGGGGGAGGGATTTAGCATTAGACAGCTAAAAAACAAACAAGAAACAGGATACCTTGAAAGGATAAAGAAGACCCAGACAGATTTGAACTCGTCGTCGCTGACCATCAGATACCTTATGCATTCGCCACTGTAAATCAATATCAAGTAGTTCAATTAATTTCTCTCTTCTTTCAGGATCAGTGCCTTCAACTGCAATGACATAAACATAGGTTTACAGCTTTGTCAAAACCACAGAAGAAATAAACCAATTTAGGTCCAAGCTTTAGGTATCAATTTGTAAAGCAATGGAAAAGATAGCATTGAGAAAACAAGAAACATCAAGCTTTTCATTGGTTACATGGTGGACACGATAACTAGGAAGTTCATGTAGTGACCCTCAACTGTAATTTTAAAAGTCCCAGACTTTTAGCAATATAAACAAGTTCTTAAAATATTAGAAGGATCTTTTCTAATTATAAGAATACTTTAAGATTGAGAAATCTATAATGGAAAGTTCAAGGAAATTACAGTTGATGGTAACCCGATTCTCGTATACCACGTGGAAAACAAAAGGCTCAAGGTAACCATATAGAGTTTCCCCTATGAGACTGAACACAATCCGTAGTAGGAATGCAATAAGCATGTTTGCATTAATTTCCAAGCTACTTTGTCCATTATGTGAGTGCCAGTGATTCTGTAGGGGTGAGCAGGGTGGCATGGATTTGTATTCTTgggtgaaaaaggaaaaattaagtTCCCGAATGCCCTATCATAGAAGCAAAAAGATATACCTCCAAAGATCATCTGCTCAGCTGAAATATCTCCTTGGAGAGGAATCTCACCCTGACATTTCAAATGAGAATAAAGCTTACAATCCGTAAGTCGTGAAATAATCTGACATATATTGAAAAGAGGTAGAGTAGACAAAATAAAGTGATTTAAGGATTTGATGAAATATTGACATGACATACCGATACCTTATAGGCTATAGCATTTGTTTCTCAAATGTGTTTTCACATAATAATAGATTAGACAGCACATCCCTACCATGCACAAtatgttcatttggttaatCAGTTGAGTCCAGGAACTACTAGCCTCAAAATAGAAAAAAGGACTAGAAGATTTAAAAGCAGTGTACCACaagaatgaaaaacaaaaataataaacttctCAATGTTTGTAAGCATGAAAACTCGTTCTTTATTATTTGTGCTAAAGTCTTATCATCAAAAAGTATTGTCGAATTTCTGTTAACATGGAACCAAGTTATTACTAGGTCTTCAATTTAACAGTATAGTCACTTATTCTTGGTAATTAAAACAACATTCTATTACATTGATGCCACAAAGTGGCTCCGACCTAGTACGATTCATGTTACATTAACCGTACATATAAACTAGGAAAAccttttggaaaaaaaaaaaaaaaactcgttGAGATGCCTGTAGAGACCTAATTTTTTTCTAGACATAACAACCCgttgattttgaataattctACAGCTTTTCCAAAGTTTTATTTTAgcataaattataattgaatgTTTTGGATTAGTAACGATTCAAGTCTAATTGAATTTTGATGTGATTAAAAGGCTAGTTAGACCTCCACAGCTCCACTTCGGTCTAATTAATAAGCTCATTTGGAGATTTCTAACATACCTCTGTTCCATTTGATTTGCACCTCTTTCAAAGAGGTGTAAATATCAATTTGTAGTTGGTATATCAACTGTTGTAAAGAAATGAatggataagattaaaagagtGAATGAATTGATGGGTGTAATTAAAGAAAAGTTGTGGGGACCACTACCAAATAAGGAAAGGGTGGAAAGTAAGTGAGACAACCCAAAATAAAATTAGGTGCAAATTAAATGGGATTGAGAGagtatcaaaataaaaaaaataaaaaaaaaagagaaaagaacgCAAAGTCCATTGCATTTAACATCTGGCTCAATATAAATCCTAACATGACTAAATCTAATAACCTTATGGAACCTGTTCATAATCTTTTAAGCCACAGAGTGGATAGAATAAGCACTCCATCCCGATATGAAAAGTATTCAAGTAAGGAGACACCACATGCAACATGAGACACAACCTTCACGTGAGCCTAAAGCTCTAACTTGAACATTAGGCATTTTCTAATTTCTCGGCCTATTTAGACCCTTTGCCCCACAATTTCCATACAATTCTCTTAGGTAGTGTTTGGCAATGTGTTATTCATTTGAAAAAAGGGAATTCAATTTTAGTATTCAGATTCATGAAGTGTAAATGACACTTATttacttaaaattttcaaaatttaatatttgatagtGTCTAAAAAGGTATAATCTTTGTCACCGAGTATCTATAACGTTGATCTGCTTAATGTTGGGATAAGGCTTTGGCGTTGTTAAAATGTGTTGTGCTTTTGTGCTAAGGTTGAAATGATCAATTTAAACGTATCCTAACTCAACCTATTTAGGAATCAATATTTAATAAAGCAATTCGAgtagaaatattaaaattggCAAAGAAAATAAACGAAAGTTGAAGGTCGAACCGAATATGAATCAAAACTAACCCAAATCGCTTGCATGCCTAGTTAAGATCCTCTAATCTGTatatttcaaaaatagaaatctttgcttttatttatgttaatttattgcttttttaatagttgtagtAAACTCCAGCTACCAGACTAGTTCAAACTTTTTCCTTTTGTCCCTTAATGGTTCAAACATTTCTAACATATGGGTAGATCAACAATTGTTCACCAGCCTATTACTTCTTAGGTCCCATCTAATTTCCACCTTACCTTGCTCATAGTTTGTTCATTACTGTTTGTTCAATCAACAAACCGTGTCTCGTTTTccatgaaaaattaacaaacagaTTCTTACCCCAGCAAGAAGCACCAAAAAGATAAGGAGAAGTGGTATCACGAGCTAACGAGAAAGAAGTGACTAGGAAAGTTGACTAGGAAAGTGAGGATAGCAACTAGGGAGACGGTGTTGGATTTGTGAATCCATACATATAGTGTGCACACATACGTTCTGTGTGAGTGTAAATCATGTACAAGTCTgtgtgagagagagagagagagagaaagggaGAGAAAACTCACTGCAGAGCTAACAGTCTTACTCCAAGATCCTCCTAAATATGCCAAGTCACCGCTACATACAAGATGAGTGTCATGGAAAGCTGAAGAATTCAGCACCTGCACTACATCCCTTCCACCAACCATATGCTTTCCAGCAAGAATCTTCAATAAGGTGGTCTTACCTGCAAGACATCAAGCGTATTCATGTCACCTAAAATGAAGATTTTGATGATCAAGGAAGGAAGATAATGCTATGTCTTAAAAAGGCTTCTTTTTCTCAGAACTCAGATGTTGTAAGTTATCAATATTATACTTGCCGTTAATATGTGATACAGCAGAAAGTCTGACACTCATCAAATTAATAGTCACAATTCAGAGATGATACAAAAGTAATAGCATAACCCTTAAGTGATCAGAAAAGAGCTTGTTATGTCAAAGTTTTCGTTGAGATTATATTACGCTTGTTACATAGCTGCTTTCTACTCAGACTCAATAAAACTAGCTTGCTCAAATTCAAAAAGATATAACATTACCTAATCCAGGTCTTGCATTCATAATCCACAAAATATGggattgattaaaaatttaatatccaTAGAACATTTGGCGTGacaaaaataatgaataaataggTATTAATATCATTTCGATTGCCAGACTAAATTTATTAGTATTGTACTCCTCACACCTCAATCTCTCTAGGATATTAGCAAAgagaaaatttgttttattaaaaaaaggatatttggaaataaatgaagagagagaatgaattgtgtggattaaattaaaaaagaattaaaacgtATAGATGAGAtcaaaagaaagtggtgggccATTGACCAATAAtacaaataatgcaaaatgagagGTACAATCCAAAATGGAAAATGATGCTAAAATGAGAGGGACGGAGAGGAGAGGTATTAATATCTTTTCAATTTTGGCATTGTTGTAGCTACTAATAGATATTTTGGGCTGATAGTTATTCCAAAACTGCTTAAGTTCTGCAATAAAATCCTAAAACAAAAAACACACGTTGATAGAAACTACAACTCTACAAGAAGTTATTTCCAAGTTAATGTTCCTTCAAAATTTGGCGAGAATGCACTAATTAACAGGCTGCCTTCCATTGCAATGGAGCACAAACCTTTGTATGAATAGCTTCACAGAAAACCTCATATacaaatcataaattttccttggttatcaaatcaaaaaacgaaaacttaaaataattgcGGTCTTTTTGGATTACATTCTTGCAAATTTTTTGATAGCGAGGATGCACTTTCCATTAGCATAACATCTTGATGGAATTAATGCCAGATGTTCCGTAATTTTCGACTTGTCAAATTCGTTCATCTTTATTCAATCTCAGAACAATTATTATCTGTTCCCAGTTCCTTGAAACAATTCTTACTGAAACCCCCGTTTTTTCAACTACTTCTGATGAGAAAATTCAATCACTATTTCTGTTTCATGTTTCTCAGTATTCAAGCCTACAATAAACTACTCAATGTCTGAACTTATTATTTACGATACATGTGTCATACAGTAAGCTCTTCTGCCATTGGTCTGCTTGGTTATTTTCACTTCTCTTCCTTCACTTAAGCTCACTATTCTAAGCTTTCTAGTTATGATGAACCAAGAACCAACTCTGAAGCTTATCTTGACCTTAGTTGGGTCACAGATATCAAGATAATCTAGCATCCTCTAAACAAATACTACATAAGAGTTAACAGATCTTTCACCCAGCAGAAAAGCTATTCCTAGAGGGAGTTAAATATTAGAAAGTTCTAATGGGACATTCACAGAGGCTCATGAGCAGAGGGAGTAATGGAAAAGCAGGAACAAATTTCCAGGATACCTATCTCAAGCAGTTATAATGCCCAAGAAAACTGAATGTCTTTGAAATGGATGTCAACAATGCAATTTTGTATGGTTACTTGCATGAAACAGATtgttttaaaatgttaaaacagTCTTTTTTGCAGTTTTGACAGTGCAGATAAGTTCATTTTAATGCCTTTAGATTAACCAGTAGTCAGAGAATCATCAGCAGACATCATTAAGGCTAGTTTACAATCAGAGTGATGCCGTAGTTTGAAAGACTGGCTTTGTTGACAAAAGAAGTGTCATAAAACCTTTTTTACCATGAGCAAACTAATTCTTGATCccaaattcatttcaaatattttcttgAATACTAAATTATTACAAATAAGTTCTGATCCTTTTCTTGCAATATAGAACTTTAAACTTGTAACTTTCTAGTCCATGCAATATTACAATCCTCAGAAATCTACACCTCCAGCTATTCATATGCCCTCAATGATAAACAAACATTTCGGTTAGG belongs to Amaranthus tricolor cultivar Red isolate AtriRed21 chromosome 17, ASM2621246v1, whole genome shotgun sequence and includes:
- the LOC130804061 gene encoding ABC transporter I family member 19-like isoform X3 yields the protein MNARPGLGKTTLLKILAGKHMVGGRDVVQVLNSSAFHDTHLVCSGDLAYLGGSWSKTVSSAGEIPLQGDISAEQMIFGVEGTDPERREKLIELLDIDLQWRMHKVSDGQRRRVQICLGLLYPFKVLLLDEVTVDLDVVARMDLLEFLQEECDQRGATIVYATHIFDGLETWATHLAYIQEGELRRVEKLSELPELKSFTNLLSVVEAWLRSETKLEKKKPVSTTTSNPRSSPFGSSRHMAYYR